A genomic stretch from Rhodospirillaceae bacterium includes:
- a CDS encoding acyloxyacyl hydrolase has translation MLAVAVFSGVGASFPAFADDPDFLSFSAGSYDWNRQKEQGAEFRLEYRSDTKLWMFKPFAALAGTSTGQGFLGAGVLIDVFLGRRFVVTPSFAPHLYTGGNSKLDLDYLVEFRSQLEVAYRFDDRSRLGLAVSHYSNASLGDTNPGTESAMLVYSVPFNSIFGN, from the coding sequence ATGCTGGCAGTTGCCGTGTTCTCAGGCGTGGGTGCCTCTTTTCCGGCTTTTGCCGACGACCCGGATTTTCTTTCTTTCAGCGCCGGATCCTATGACTGGAACCGGCAAAAAGAACAGGGTGCTGAGTTCCGTCTGGAATATCGCTCTGATACCAAGCTTTGGATGTTCAAGCCTTTTGCCGCACTGGCCGGGACATCAACGGGTCAGGGCTTTTTAGGTGCGGGGGTTCTGATCGATGTGTTTTTAGGAAGACGTTTCGTCGTGACTCCCAGTTTTGCTCCGCATTTATACACCGGCGGCAATTCAAAACTTGATCTGGATTACCTCGTGGAATTCCGCTCGCAGCTTGAGGTGGCCTATCGATTTGATGACCGCTCGCGCTTAGGCCTCGCCGTATCCCATTATTCTAACGCCAGTCTGGGTGATACCAACCCGGGAACAGAATCAGCGATGCTGGTTTATTCGGTGCCCTTCAACAGCATATTTGGAAACTGA
- the pip gene encoding prolyl aminopeptidase translates to MDAKLENTDLYPALNPMRSGMLDVGDGHQIYWEQSGNPDGHPVIFLHGGPGAGCSPTHRRFFDPTHYRIVLFDQRGCGKSTPYANTQNNTTNHLIADIEALREHLLIDSWLVFGGSWGSTLALAYGIAHADRCLGFVLRGIFLGTAAELDWFINGIATIFPEAHRDFQNFLPAEEQDELMESYWRRLIDPDPKIHLPAATSWSRFESLCSTLLPGSLAQSAPPHRDTPPSGTMGGLAISRLETHYFRNSMFLEENFIISNLDKLDGLQAIIVQGRYDIICPAVSADKLARHWPGGANAVTTMIVNDAGHSALEPGIRRALVQATDRFRS, encoded by the coding sequence ATGGACGCCAAACTGGAAAATACCGACCTTTACCCGGCCCTGAACCCCATGCGCAGTGGTATGCTTGATGTTGGTGACGGCCACCAAATTTACTGGGAGCAGTCGGGAAATCCTGACGGCCATCCGGTGATTTTCCTGCATGGCGGTCCCGGCGCCGGATGTAGCCCCACCCACAGGCGCTTTTTTGATCCCACCCACTACCGGATTGTTTTGTTTGATCAGCGCGGTTGTGGAAAAAGTACCCCGTATGCCAATACCCAAAACAACACAACCAACCATTTGATTGCCGATATAGAGGCCCTGCGTGAACATTTACTGATCGACAGCTGGCTGGTTTTTGGCGGCTCCTGGGGTTCGACCCTGGCTTTGGCTTACGGCATCGCCCATGCCGATCGTTGCCTGGGTTTTGTTCTGCGCGGCATTTTCCTTGGCACCGCCGCCGAGCTTGACTGGTTCATCAATGGCATTGCGACGATTTTTCCTGAAGCACACCGTGATTTTCAAAATTTCCTGCCCGCCGAAGAACAAGACGAATTAATGGAATCCTACTGGCGTCGGTTAATCGACCCGGATCCCAAAATTCACCTGCCGGCGGCGACCTCGTGGAGTCGTTTTGAAAGCCTGTGCTCCACGTTACTGCCTGGAAGCCTGGCCCAGAGCGCCCCGCCACACCGTGATACTCCCCCGAGCGGAACAATGGGCGGACTGGCAATCTCGCGCCTTGAAACGCATTACTTCCGGAATTCCATGTTTTTGGAAGAAAACTTCATCATCAGCAATCTTGATAAACTGGATGGTCTACAGGCGATCATCGTGCAGGGCCGTTACGATATCATCTGTCCTGCGGTCAGCGCCGACAAGCTGGCCCGCCACTGGCCCGGGGGGGCGAATGCGGTGACAACCATGATCGTCAATGATGCCGGTCATTCGGCACTGGAACCGGGCATCCGCCGCGCCCTTGTTCAGGCTACCGATCGGTTCAGATCTTGA
- a CDS encoding OsmC family protein yields the protein MKARVKWVEDVMFVGETPSGHAIVMDGSPEAGGRNLGARPMEMLLLGMGGCSSFDVVGILKKSRADIVDCVVELEAERADDIPKVFTRIHAHYIVSGHNLKPAVVQRAVQLSVEKYCSASIMLGKTAVLTHDFEIIEV from the coding sequence ATGAAAGCACGTGTTAAATGGGTCGAGGATGTGATGTTCGTCGGCGAAACACCAAGCGGCCATGCCATTGTTATGGACGGATCGCCTGAAGCAGGCGGTCGTAACCTGGGCGCCAGACCTATGGAAATGCTGCTGCTTGGCATGGGTGGATGCAGTTCGTTTGATGTCGTCGGTATCCTGAAAAAATCACGCGCTGATATTGTTGATTGCGTGGTCGAGCTTGAAGCCGAAAGGGCGGATGACATCCCCAAGGTGTTTACCCGTATCCACGCCCATTACATTGTCAGTGGCCATAATCTGAAACCGGCTGTTGTGCAACGGGCAGTCCAGCTTTCCGTCGAGAAATACTGCTCGGCCTCGATCATGCTTGGTAAAACCGCTGTTCTCACCCACGATTTTGAAATTATCGAGGTCTAG
- a CDS encoding thermonuclease family protein: MRILLALYFLFFGVGLATAGGLVDGGTATVTGVVDGDTVVLDTVIEGSKEVRLVGIQAPKLPLGRQDFKKWPLADGSKAKLEALVLGRVVTLKFGGRRMDRHGRLLAHLFVGKNTWVQGAMLSSGMARVYSFPDNRTAVADMLTLEGEARLAGQGIWSNFFYKLRSPDNLSKLIGTFQVIEGVVHDAATVGKWTYLNFSDDWREDFTITIDKKALRLFSGNGLDPLLLKARAIRVRGWLKKRNGPMIEVTHPEQIEVLGDGAINR, from the coding sequence TTGCGCATCCTGCTGGCCCTTTACTTTCTGTTTTTTGGTGTCGGGCTGGCAACGGCTGGTGGTCTGGTTGATGGTGGAACGGCAACGGTTACAGGCGTTGTTGATGGCGACACGGTAGTGCTCGATACGGTCATTGAAGGCTCAAAAGAAGTTCGACTGGTGGGCATTCAGGCCCCTAAATTGCCGCTTGGACGCCAGGATTTCAAGAAGTGGCCGTTGGCCGACGGCTCCAAGGCAAAACTCGAAGCCCTCGTTCTTGGCCGTGTGGTGACGTTAAAATTCGGCGGTCGGCGTATGGACCGCCATGGACGACTACTGGCCCACCTTTTTGTCGGGAAAAATACATGGGTCCAGGGGGCGATGCTGTCCTCCGGCATGGCCAGGGTCTACAGCTTTCCTGATAACCGGACCGCTGTCGCCGACATGCTGACCCTGGAAGGGGAGGCCCGCCTTGCCGGGCAGGGAATCTGGAGCAACTTTTTTTACAAGCTGCGATCACCTGATAATCTTAGCAAATTGATTGGCACCTTTCAGGTGATCGAAGGTGTTGTTCATGACGCGGCCACGGTGGGCAAGTGGACGTACCTTAATTTCAGCGATGACTGGCGAGAGGACTTCACCATAACCATAGACAAAAAAGCCCTGCGTCTGTTCAGCGGCAATGGCCTTGACCCCTTGCTTCTGAAGGCGAGAGCTATTCGGGTGCGCGGCTGGCTTAAAAAACGCAATGGCCCGATGATCGAGGTTACGCATCCCGAACAAATCGAAGTATTGGGTGATGGAGCCATAAACCGATAA
- a CDS encoding M48 family metalloprotease has protein sequence MIKKILLSLVLTLPLFGVGACSVNPATGKSSFTAFMSPEKEKEVGAKEHPKIIEQFGGVYDEPELGFYVARVGASLARFSEMPDLDYTFTILNDEKVNAFAVPGGYVYITRGLLAIATDEAEMAGVLAHEIGHITARHTAQRYSATMATNIGLQVLGVLGSVAGAPTGTGQLASFGAQAALKSYSREQELESDELGVRYLSRAGYDPDAMTGFFHKLQAHSELEAAMQDKKDKSEGFNIMSTHPLTSERITEAERLAAEADANGTLRGEAAFAKEIDGLIFGDDPKEGIRRGRVFEHPELGIRFEVPPGFTMTNSPSSVIAKDGNGAAVIFDMAPAKKVRELGGISKYLSTININGFRFKDIEGLDINGMNAVTGTAKVGEVDVRLLVISKNSDQIFQLLFRTEPKRTAEMAVAFRRTTYSFRRLSDDEIAAIHPLRIRFETVGEGDTVEEIAARMPMEKFNLRWFELLNNIKAGDALKPGSQVRVISQ, from the coding sequence ATGATTAAAAAAATTCTTCTCAGTCTTGTTCTGACGCTGCCGCTTTTTGGCGTCGGCGCCTGTTCGGTCAATCCGGCGACGGGTAAGTCGAGTTTCACCGCCTTTATGTCACCTGAGAAAGAAAAGGAAGTCGGCGCCAAGGAGCATCCGAAAATTATTGAGCAGTTCGGCGGGGTCTATGACGAACCTGAACTGGGATTTTATGTGGCTCGCGTCGGCGCCAGTCTGGCGCGATTTTCGGAAATGCCGGATCTGGATTACACGTTCACCATCCTTAATGATGAAAAAGTAAACGCCTTTGCCGTTCCCGGTGGCTATGTTTACATTACCCGCGGCTTGCTTGCCATCGCCACAGATGAGGCGGAAATGGCCGGCGTCCTGGCCCATGAAATAGGCCACATCACAGCCCGTCATACGGCCCAGCGATACAGCGCCACCATGGCCACCAATATCGGCCTGCAGGTTCTGGGTGTGCTTGGCAGTGTTGCCGGTGCGCCGACCGGGACCGGCCAGTTGGCATCCTTTGGCGCGCAGGCGGCGTTGAAAAGTTATTCGCGCGAGCAGGAGCTGGAATCCGACGAGTTGGGCGTGCGTTATTTGAGCCGGGCCGGTTACGATCCGGACGCCATGACCGGCTTTTTCCATAAATTGCAGGCTCACAGCGAACTGGAAGCGGCCATGCAGGACAAGAAAGACAAGTCGGAAGGTTTCAACATTATGTCAACCCATCCGCTGACGTCTGAGCGCATTACCGAGGCCGAAAGACTTGCTGCCGAAGCTGATGCAAACGGAACGTTACGTGGAGAAGCAGCCTTCGCCAAGGAAATTGACGGACTGATTTTCGGTGATGACCCGAAAGAGGGTATTCGGCGTGGCCGGGTTTTTGAACACCCGGAGCTAGGCATTCGTTTTGAAGTGCCCCCCGGGTTCACCATGACCAACTCGCCAAGCAGCGTTATCGCCAAAGACGGAAACGGGGCAGCGGTGATTTTTGATATGGCCCCGGCCAAGAAAGTTCGTGAACTTGGCGGTATCAGCAAATATCTGTCCACCATCAATATCAATGGCTTCAGATTCAAGGATATTGAAGGCCTCGACATTAACGGTATGAATGCTGTCACCGGTACTGCAAAAGTTGGTGAGGTGGATGTGCGGTTGCTGGTTATCAGCAAGAACAGCGATCAGATTTTCCAGCTTCTGTTTCGCACCGAACCCAAAAGGACGGCGGAAATGGCGGTTGCTTTCAGACGCACGACCTATAGTTTCAGGCGCTTGAGCGACGATGAAATCGCCGCCATCCATCCTTTAAGAATTCGATTTGAAACGGTTGGCGAGGGCGACACTGTCGAGGAAATTGCAGCAAGGATGCCCATGGAGAAGTTTAATCTCCGGTGGTTTGAGTTGCTCAATAACATTAAAGCGGGTGATGCCCTGAAGCCGGGCAGTCAGGTCCGGGTCATTTCCCAATAA
- a CDS encoding CarD family transcriptional regulator, whose amino-acid sequence MAKELMCAPGDFVVYPTHGVGKVVNIETQEYAGHKLRLFVISFDRDRMTLRVPTDKAGVSGLRKLSSKKVMENALTTLKGRARVKRTMWSRRAQEYEAKINSGDPIAIAEVVRDLHRNTGQPDQSFSERQIYESALDRLACEVAAVEKTDPEKATEKLEDLLTAAAPPPPEPEPEPEPAAA is encoded by the coding sequence ATGGCTAAGGAATTGATGTGTGCCCCGGGCGATTTTGTCGTCTATCCGACCCACGGTGTCGGCAAGGTTGTCAATATCGAAACCCAGGAATACGCAGGACACAAGCTCAGGCTATTCGTTATTTCGTTTGACCGCGACAGGATGACCCTTCGCGTACCGACGGATAAGGCCGGTGTGTCGGGCTTACGCAAATTGAGTTCCAAAAAAGTAATGGAAAATGCGTTGACCACCCTGAAGGGCCGGGCCCGTGTCAAACGCACCATGTGGAGCCGCCGTGCCCAGGAATACGAAGCCAAGATCAATTCCGGCGACCCCATCGCCATTGCTGAGGTTGTGCGAGACCTGCACCGTAACACCGGCCAGCCCGACCAGTCATTCAGTGAGCGCCAGATTTACGAATCTGCCCTCGACCGTCTGGCTTGCGAAGTCGCCGCTGTCGAAAAGACAGACCCTGAAAAAGCTACCGAAAAACTGGAAGATTTGTTAACCGCTGCAGCCCCGCCACCACCCGAACCCGAACCCGAACCGGAACCGGCGGCAGCTTAA
- a CDS encoding ferredoxin family protein: protein MTYVVVENCIKCKHMDCIEVCPVDCFYEGENFLVIHPDECIDCGVCEPECPAEAILPDTEDGIEKWLEINTKYSLEWPNITRQGVPPSDAAEWDGKPNKAELLSPNPGKGD, encoded by the coding sequence ATGACTTACGTTGTCGTCGAAAATTGCATCAAGTGCAAACATATGGATTGTATTGAAGTTTGCCCTGTCGATTGCTTCTACGAAGGTGAAAACTTCCTGGTCATCCATCCTGATGAATGTATTGACTGCGGTGTTTGCGAACCCGAATGCCCGGCCGAAGCGATTTTGCCCGATACGGAAGACGGTATCGAAAAATGGTTGGAAATTAATACCAAGTACTCTCTTGAATGGCCCAATATAACCCGCCAGGGCGTGCCACCTTCGGACGCCGCCGAATGGGATGGAAAGCCAAACAAGGCCGAACTTTTGAGCCCCAACCCGGGCAAGGGCGACTAA
- a CDS encoding TerB family tellurite resistance protein yields the protein MINKLKSLLGRRQGKDAEITADAETLKLATAALLMEAACMDGHADEGEIATVTALLGEHFDLQPAEADELTLAAREAVAKSVELYGFTRVIKDSFNHEDRVRMIEMLWQVAYADGILHEFEANLVRRVCGLIYVPDRESGEARKRVLEQLDLNGTDVS from the coding sequence ATGATTAACAAACTGAAATCCCTTCTTGGACGCAGGCAAGGCAAGGACGCCGAAATCACCGCCGACGCCGAGACGCTAAAGCTGGCCACCGCCGCATTATTGATGGAAGCCGCCTGCATGGACGGCCACGCCGACGAGGGCGAAATCGCCACGGTTACGGCGTTGCTTGGCGAACATTTTGACCTTCAGCCAGCCGAGGCAGATGAGCTGACGCTCGCCGCCCGCGAGGCCGTGGCCAAGTCCGTCGAACTGTACGGCTTTACCCGCGTCATCAAGGACAGCTTTAACCACGAAGACCGGGTGCGGATGATTGAAATGCTGTGGCAGGTCGCCTATGCCGATGGAATCCTGCATGAATTTGAAGCCAATCTGGTGCGCCGGGTCTGTGGATTGATCTACGTTCCCGACCGCGAAAGCGGCGAGGCGCGAAAACGGGTGCTTGAACAGCTTGACTTAAACGGTACAGACGTTTCATAA
- a CDS encoding DUF938 domain-containing protein — translation MTKEHAPSTLRNRDPILDVLKRVLPSEGLVLEVASGSGEHASYFAQHLSSLTWQPSAKDADNRASIRAWAEDIGSENLLDPVDLDVLIQPWPLKQAAAIVCCNMVHISPWSVSVALIAGAGRILSAGGVLYLYGPYKINGAHTAPSNQDFDENLRSRDLAWGIRDLEDVITEAALHGLAHVETVAMPANNQSVIFTQT, via the coding sequence ATGACAAAAGAACACGCTCCCTCAACGCTCAGGAACCGCGATCCCATACTTGATGTGCTCAAGCGTGTCTTGCCCAGCGAAGGTCTTGTCCTGGAAGTGGCCTCGGGTAGTGGCGAACATGCCAGCTATTTTGCGCAGCACCTAAGCAGTCTTACATGGCAGCCCAGCGCCAAGGACGCCGATAATCGCGCCTCAATACGCGCCTGGGCAGAAGATATCGGTAGTGAAAATCTCCTCGACCCTGTCGATCTTGATGTCCTGATCCAGCCATGGCCGCTTAAGCAGGCTGCCGCCATCGTTTGTTGTAATATGGTTCATATATCACCGTGGTCGGTGAGTGTTGCGCTGATCGCAGGTGCCGGGCGAATATTGAGTGCCGGTGGGGTGCTCTATCTATACGGCCCCTATAAGATCAATGGCGCCCATACAGCACCCAGTAATCAGGATTTTGATGAAAATTTACGGAGCAGGGATCTCGCGTGGGGAATCCGTGACCTGGAGGACGTCATCACTGAGGCCGCCCTCCATGGACTGGCCCACGTTGAAACCGTCGCCATGCCAGCCAACAACCAGTCGGTTATTTTCACACAGACTTAA
- a CDS encoding TerC family protein translates to MIELLTDPHAWISLLTLTVMEIVLGIDNLIFIAVLVDRLPPEQRDNGRRIGIVLALGTRLILLTVLSWIIGLTEPLFTVLDHAVSLRDVILISGGLFLLTKATREIHESIEGDEEAGPEKGKHAAFGAVIVQIAVLDIIFSIDSVITAVGMVDDLLIMSTAVILAVVVMLLASGPVTGFVSRHPTVKMLAFSFLLLIGTTLIADGAGFHIPKGYLYAAMAFSVFVEFLNTLARGRRNRLKSV, encoded by the coding sequence ATGATCGAACTCCTGACCGACCCACACGCCTGGATATCCCTGCTGACGCTGACGGTAATGGAGATCGTGCTCGGCATCGATAATCTGATTTTTATCGCCGTCCTCGTTGACCGCCTGCCGCCCGAGCAACGCGATAATGGGCGGCGCATTGGTATTGTCCTGGCTTTGGGAACAAGGTTGATACTGCTAACTGTCCTGTCCTGGATAATCGGCCTGACCGAACCCCTGTTTACGGTACTTGATCACGCCGTATCCCTGCGCGACGTCATTCTTATTAGCGGCGGCCTGTTTCTGCTGACCAAGGCGACGCGTGAAATTCACGAGAGCATCGAAGGCGATGAGGAAGCCGGACCGGAAAAAGGCAAACACGCTGCCTTTGGCGCGGTGATAGTGCAAATCGCCGTGCTCGATATTATCTTTTCTATCGATTCCGTGATTACCGCTGTCGGCATGGTTGACGATTTGCTGATTATGTCGACCGCCGTGATTCTGGCGGTGGTTGTTATGCTGTTGGCCTCTGGGCCGGTTACCGGCTTCGTCTCGCGTCACCCGACGGTCAAAATGCTGGCTTTCAGCTTTTTGTTGCTAATCGGCACCACCCTGATCGCCGACGGTGCCGGTTTCCACATTCCAAAAGGCTACCTGTACGCGGCGATGGCGTTTTCCGTATTCGTTGAATTTCTCAACACCCTGGCCCGCGGAAGACGAAACCGGCTTAAGTCTGTGTGA
- a CDS encoding RNA-binding S4 domain-containing protein gives MSEETLRIDKWLWYARFFKSRTLATRLCASGKLVLGNQFIRKGHATLKVGDKLTFPKNDDIRVIKVVSLSTRRGPASEAVTLYEDLQPPQPAEKKRARRKEIVAEREPGAGRPTKAERRAIDKLRDHD, from the coding sequence ATGAGCGAGGAAACCCTGCGCATCGACAAATGGCTGTGGTATGCACGGTTTTTCAAGAGCCGTACCCTGGCGACCCGGTTGTGCGCGTCGGGAAAGCTGGTGCTGGGCAATCAATTCATCCGCAAAGGCCACGCGACACTTAAAGTTGGCGACAAACTGACCTTCCCCAAGAATGACGATATCCGGGTTATCAAGGTTGTGTCTTTAAGCACCCGGCGCGGTCCTGCAAGCGAGGCCGTGACCTTGTACGAAGACCTTCAACCACCCCAGCCTGCCGAAAAGAAAAGGGCCCGACGAAAAGAAATCGTCGCCGAGCGCGAGCCCGGTGCCGGTCGCCCAACCAAGGCCGAACGGCGGGCCATCGACAAATTGCGTGACCATGATTAA
- a CDS encoding disulfide oxidoreductase, which yields MNNQPRILAVLGPTNTGKTHFAMERLLAHRSGIIGFPLRLLARENYERAVAAKGAAAVALITGEEKILPAGARYFICTVESMPLDKPVAFLAVDEIQMCADPERGHVFTARLLHARGCEETLFLGAETIRPLIRKLVPEAAFDQRPRFSTLSYAGERKINRLAPQSAIVAFSATDVYAIAEQVRRHRGGAAVVMGALSPRTRNAQVAMYQAGEVDVLVATDAIGMGLNMDVDHVAFAATRKFDGKRSRPLSPPELAQIAGRAGRHMNDGTFGLTGDATVPDPQTIEDIEQHRFRPIKLIYWRNPEPDMRTLGALQDSLAMPPELPGLIRAGGADDEAALTLLAGDHDIAAMATGPAAVALLWDVCQIPDFRKVMSDAHASLLGRIYGHLVAGKLPTDWIADHVQRIDRIDGNIETLTGRLANIRTWTYVAHHGDWLVDAGHWQECTRAVEDRLSDALHEHLTQRFVDQRTAVLVKRLRDPAGMLAAVSRDGTVMVEGHGIGQLDGFCFIADAADKSILQAARQALGPEIQTRIQNLEQAPDSKISLSEKGDVVFAGFTIARLKQGSEPLSPDVDVLVSQLLDTTARARIHKRLTLWLEGKFNDLLKPLSIARKATLGGAAKGLVFQLAENLGCLTRAKAEKQIAALGREDRKTLRALGIVIGRASVYLPGLLKPAPAGYLGLLWALSNGLKEPPDIPHPGRVSLPTDDFPQGYLAAIGYRPAGRLALRLDILERIAAHAWGLGKKGPFAIDSQLQSLAGCGAEDMSAILDELGFHKDGEQFSIRRKNKARPKQSRKTKPVKKVHYDPHSPFAKLKELALPR from the coding sequence ATGAACAATCAGCCCCGCATCCTTGCCGTCCTCGGCCCAACCAATACCGGCAAGACCCACTTCGCCATGGAGCGCCTGCTCGCCCATCGCTCCGGGATCATTGGTTTTCCCCTGCGTTTGCTGGCGCGGGAAAATTACGAGCGCGCCGTTGCCGCCAAGGGGGCAGCCGCTGTTGCCCTGATTACCGGTGAGGAAAAGATCCTGCCCGCAGGGGCCCGTTATTTTATCTGCACCGTTGAATCCATGCCGCTGGACAAACCTGTCGCGTTTCTCGCTGTCGACGAAATTCAGATGTGCGCCGACCCTGAACGTGGCCATGTCTTCACCGCCCGCCTGCTGCACGCCAGGGGATGCGAGGAAACCCTGTTTCTGGGTGCCGAAACAATCAGGCCGCTGATCAGAAAACTCGTGCCCGAAGCTGCCTTTGACCAGCGACCGCGCTTTTCAACCTTAAGCTACGCAGGTGAGCGCAAGATCAACAGGCTCGCCCCGCAAAGCGCCATCGTCGCTTTTTCGGCGACCGACGTTTACGCCATCGCCGAACAAGTGCGCCGCCACCGGGGCGGGGCGGCGGTGGTGATGGGGGCTTTAAGTCCCAGAACCCGCAATGCCCAGGTCGCCATGTATCAGGCAGGCGAGGTCGATGTCCTTGTCGCGACCGACGCCATCGGCATGGGCCTGAATATGGATGTCGATCACGTCGCCTTCGCCGCCACTCGCAAGTTTGACGGCAAACGCTCCAGGCCCTTAAGTCCGCCGGAACTGGCGCAGATTGCCGGACGCGCCGGACGCCATATGAATGACGGCACCTTCGGTCTGACCGGCGATGCCACGGTCCCTGATCCGCAAACCATCGAAGACATCGAACAACACCGCTTCCGACCCATTAAGCTGATTTACTGGCGCAACCCGGAACCGGATATGCGCACCCTTGGCGCCCTGCAAGACTCGCTTGCCATGCCCCCGGAACTGCCGGGCCTGATACGGGCCGGTGGGGCCGACGACGAGGCGGCCCTGACACTATTGGCCGGCGATCATGACATCGCCGCCATGGCGACAGGCCCAGCCGCCGTCGCCCTGCTATGGGATGTTTGCCAGATTCCCGATTTCAGGAAAGTCATGAGCGACGCCCATGCCAGTTTGCTTGGTCGTATCTATGGTCATCTTGTGGCCGGCAAATTACCAACAGACTGGATCGCCGATCATGTGCAGCGAATTGACCGCATCGACGGCAACATCGAAACCCTGACCGGCCGATTGGCAAACATCCGCACCTGGACCTATGTCGCCCACCATGGCGACTGGCTGGTGGACGCCGGTCACTGGCAGGAATGCACCCGCGCCGTTGAGGACCGCCTGTCCGACGCCCTGCACGAGCACCTGACCCAGCGCTTCGTTGATCAACGTACCGCGGTTCTTGTTAAACGTCTGCGCGACCCTGCGGGTATGCTCGCCGCCGTCAGTCGCGACGGTACGGTGATGGTCGAAGGGCACGGGATCGGGCAACTTGACGGTTTCTGCTTCATTGCCGACGCCGCTGATAAATCGATCCTGCAAGCGGCAAGGCAGGCCCTTGGCCCGGAAATCCAAACCCGTATCCAAAACCTGGAACAAGCCCCTGATAGCAAGATTTCCTTAAGCGAAAAAGGTGACGTTGTTTTCGCAGGCTTCACCATTGCCCGCCTCAAACAAGGGTCGGAACCGCTGTCGCCGGATGTCGACGTGCTGGTCTCGCAATTGCTCGATACGACGGCCCGCGCCCGTATCCACAAGCGGCTCACGCTCTGGCTTGAAGGCAAATTCAACGATCTCCTGAAACCCCTGAGCATCGCCCGCAAGGCGACCCTCGGTGGTGCTGCCAAAGGGCTCGTTTTCCAGCTTGCCGAAAACCTTGGCTGCCTGACGCGAGCAAAAGCAGAAAAGCAAATTGCGGCCCTCGGCCGGGAGGATCGCAAAACTCTGCGGGCCCTTGGCATCGTCATTGGCCGGGCCAGTGTTTATCTGCCTGGCCTGTTAAAACCCGCCCCGGCCGGTTATCTGGGCTTGTTGTGGGCACTGTCCAATGGCTTAAAAGAGCCGCCAGACATTCCCCATCCGGGAAGGGTATCCCTGCCGACGGATGATTTCCCGCAAGGTTACCTTGCTGCCATCGGCTACCGCCCGGCAGGAAGGCTGGCGCTTCGTCTTGATATTCTTGAGCGGATCGCCGCCCATGCCTGGGGCTTAGGTAAAAAGGGGCCTTTTGCCATCGACAGCCAATTGCAATCATTGGCCGGGTGCGGGGCCGAAGATATGAGCGCCATCTTGGACGAGCTCGGTTTTCATAAAGATGGCGAACAGTTTTCCATTCGCCGTAAAAACAAGGCAAGGCCAAAGCAATCCCGAAAGACCAAGCCGGTAAAGAAAGTTCACTACGATCCCCATTCGCCGTTCGCCAAACTGAAAGAACTGGCCTTGCCGCGATGA
- a CDS encoding protein-L-isoaspartate(D-aspartate) O-methyltransferase, which translates to MTGNKIDEMQQRLLCEIQDNALETETYTGRRSFSDTVMAALAHVPRHKFLPPGLKKIAYINRPQPIGFGQTISQPYIVAVMTDLLDLKPTDRVLEVGTGSGYQAAVLSGIADSVFSMESVKSLAESAAERLKDLSLDNVKVRHGDGYKGWPEEAPFDAIMVTAAPVSIPQALCRQLKGGGRMVVPVGPQYSTQLLKVGVKQDDGKVHFRTTLPVAFVPMVKMPDSTLN; encoded by the coding sequence ATGACCGGAAACAAAATTGACGAGATGCAGCAGCGGTTACTCTGCGAAATCCAGGATAACGCGCTGGAGACCGAGACCTATACCGGCCGGCGAAGTTTCTCCGATACCGTCATGGCGGCGCTGGCGCATGTGCCGCGTCACAAGTTTCTGCCGCCGGGGCTGAAAAAGATAGCCTACATCAACCGCCCCCAACCCATTGGTTTCGGCCAGACCATTTCGCAACCCTACATTGTTGCCGTAATGACCGACTTGCTGGACCTGAAACCAACGGACCGGGTGCTCGAGGTCGGCACCGGATCAGGTTATCAGGCCGCTGTATTGTCAGGCATCGCCGATTCTGTGTTTTCCATGGAAAGCGTCAAATCCTTGGCCGAAAGTGCAGCCGAGCGACTCAAAGACCTCTCCCTCGACAACGTCAAGGTTCGCCATGGCGACGGCTATAAGGGGTGGCCGGAAGAAGCGCCGTTTGACGCTATTATGGTAACCGCAGCGCCCGTTAGCATTCCCCAGGCCCTTTGCAGACAACTTAAAGGAGGCGGTCGCATGGTCGTGCCCGTAGGCCCACAATATTCAACACAGCTTTTGAAAGTGGGGGTCAAACAGGACGACGGTAAAGTCCATTTTCGCACTACCCTGCCCGTCGCTTTCGTGCCTATGGTCAAAATGCCTGACAGCACGTTAAACTGA